A portion of the Cellulophaga algicola DSM 14237 genome contains these proteins:
- a CDS encoding 2Fe-2S iron-sulfur cluster-binding protein encodes MADIKIKIIDREGVAHEVDAPTDMNMNVMELVRAYELAPEGTIGVCGGMAMCASCQCYVLNDVALPEKSDDEDAMLAEAFYVKDNSRLGCQIHLTDDLEGLELELAPES; translated from the coding sequence ATGGCCGATATTAAAATTAAAATTATAGATCGAGAAGGGGTCGCACACGAAGTAGATGCACCAACAGATATGAACATGAATGTCATGGAATTAGTTCGTGCTTACGAATTAGCTCCAGAGGGTACTATTGGTGTTTGTGGAGGTATGGCAATGTGTGCTTCTTGTCAATGTTATGTGCTAAATGATGTGGCTTTACCAGAAAAATCTGACGATGAGGATGCTATGTTAGCAGAAGCTTTCTATGTAAAAGATAACAGCCGTCTAGGATGTCAAATTCATCTTACGGATGATTTAGAAGGGCTGGAGTTAGAATTGGCTCCTGAGAGTTGA
- a CDS encoding NifU family protein, which yields MTSEELRLNVEKALEEIRPFLQSDGGDISLVSIDNDTSVKVRLEGACIGCTVNQMTLKSGVEMTIKKYAPQIEEVINLA from the coding sequence ATGACATCAGAAGAACTAAGATTAAATGTTGAAAAAGCGTTGGAAGAAATTCGACCTTTTTTGCAAAGTGATGGTGGTGATATTTCATTAGTTTCTATAGATAACGATACTTCAGTTAAAGTTAGATTAGAAGGCGCTTGTATAGGGTGTACTGTTAATCAGATGACTTTAAAGAGTGGTGTTGAAATGACGATTAAAAAGTATGCTCCTCAAATAGAAGAAGTGATCAATTTAGCTTAA
- a CDS encoding Mrp/NBP35 family ATP-binding protein, whose translation MKLEKKDVLKALEQITVPGEGKNMVESGAVKNIQIFGDEVEIDVIIANPSLQARKKTEVEILKIIHKEVYEKAKIKINVKVEAPATAAGKPKANEIKGKPLPGIKNIIAIASGKGGVGKSTVTANLAVTLAKMGFKVGLLDADIYGPSMPIMFDVAMEKPLAVTIEGKSKMKPVESYGVKLLSIGFFTQPNQAVIWRGPMASKALNQMIFDAHWGEIDFMLIDLPPGTGDIHLSIMQAMPVTGAVVVSTPQEVALADARKGVAMFQQDSINVPVLGIVENMAYFTPEELPDNKYYIFGKEGAKHLSEDLKVPFLGEIPLVQSIREAGDIGRPAAMQEGTPIAKAFEEITKNVVQEVVNRNEELPPTEAIKITTMAGCSPVKKK comes from the coding sequence ATGAAATTAGAAAAAAAAGATGTTCTTAAAGCTCTAGAACAAATTACAGTACCAGGAGAAGGTAAAAACATGGTAGAAAGTGGTGCTGTAAAAAATATTCAGATTTTTGGTGATGAAGTTGAGATAGATGTAATCATTGCAAACCCAAGTCTTCAAGCAAGAAAAAAGACCGAGGTAGAAATTTTGAAGATCATACACAAAGAGGTTTACGAAAAAGCAAAGATAAAAATTAACGTTAAGGTAGAGGCTCCGGCAACAGCAGCAGGTAAACCAAAGGCTAACGAAATAAAAGGGAAGCCACTTCCTGGGATTAAAAATATTATTGCTATAGCCTCCGGTAAAGGTGGTGTAGGGAAATCTACAGTGACAGCAAATTTAGCCGTAACCTTAGCTAAAATGGGCTTTAAAGTAGGTTTGTTAGATGCTGATATTTACGGGCCATCAATGCCAATTATGTTTGATGTTGCTATGGAGAAACCCCTAGCAGTAACTATAGAAGGTAAGTCTAAAATGAAACCCGTAGAAAGTTATGGTGTTAAGTTACTTTCTATTGGCTTTTTTACACAACCTAATCAAGCAGTTATCTGGAGAGGACCAATGGCGTCTAAGGCATTAAATCAAATGATTTTTGATGCACATTGGGGAGAAATAGATTTTATGTTGATAGATTTACCTCCTGGAACAGGTGATATTCATTTAAGTATTATGCAAGCAATGCCAGTTACTGGTGCTGTAGTCGTAAGTACTCCGCAAGAAGTTGCTTTAGCAGATGCGCGTAAAGGTGTTGCCATGTTTCAGCAAGACTCTATTAACGTTCCTGTGTTAGGTATCGTTGAAAATATGGCGTATTTTACACCAGAAGAACTTCCGGATAATAAATATTATATCTTTGGAAAAGAAGGTGCTAAGCATCTATCTGAAGATTTGAAAGTGCCTTTCTTAGGAGAGATTCCTTTAGTGCAGAGTATACGAGAAGCGGGTGATATTGGTAGGCCTGCAGCAATGCAAGAAGGAACTCCAATAGCGAAAGCTTTTGAAGAGATTACTAAAAATGTTGTGCAAGAAGTAGTAAACAGAAATGAAGAGCTACCGCCTACAGAGGCAATTAAAATAACGACTATGGCGGGTTGCTCGCCGGTTAAAAAGAAATAA